The Cyclobacteriaceae bacterium genome includes a region encoding these proteins:
- the asnB gene encoding asparagine synthase (glutamine-hydrolyzing), with the protein MCGITGVFAFNLVGKFSKINIAAATESLAHRGPDAQNIHVDEWVCLGHRRLSIIDTRDIANQPLWDESERYCIVFNGEIFNYQELREELKEKGVTFFSESDTEVLLKMYLHEKENCLSRLNGFFSFCVYDREEQSLFIARDRFGIKPLLYVMDDDKFLFGSEMKSILAYGIEKEIDYSSLFTYLQLNYITAPDTIFSKVKKLMPGHFARVTNRQMTIGKYYEVPFDEVKAVTNPISYEKAKEKFKALLEKSVQRRLVSDVPLGSFLSGGVDSSVVAMIAKQHKPDLHTFSIGFKDEKFFDETAYAQLVAQKIQSEHTVFSLTNDDLYKHLNSILDSTDEPFADSSSIAVYILSKETRKHSTVALSGDGADELMGGYNKHAAFYRTLHPGWKENIAAGLGPLWKLLPKSRHTSLSNTFRQLDRFAEGASLTSSERYWRWAAFTPETNAKKILSQQSLQKFSEQDYVARKKELLKFIPSKESMNDIFLTDVNLVLSNDMLTKIDMMSMAHGLEVRVPFLDYELVNFVFSLPDQYKIDGSMRKKILQDTFREMLPAELYNRPKKGFEVPLLKWLRSEMKSTIENDLLSDKFVNEQGIFNYTEIKKLKRKLFSMNPGDVHARIWGLVVFQWWWKKIHLI; encoded by the coding sequence ATGTGCGGCATCACCGGAGTCTTTGCGTTTAACCTCGTTGGCAAGTTCAGCAAAATCAATATTGCTGCGGCAACAGAATCTCTTGCTCACCGCGGTCCGGATGCTCAAAACATCCACGTAGATGAGTGGGTTTGCCTTGGACACAGAAGACTATCAATCATTGACACCCGCGACATCGCCAATCAACCATTGTGGGACGAAAGTGAGCGATACTGCATTGTCTTCAATGGAGAGATCTTCAACTATCAGGAGCTTCGGGAAGAACTGAAAGAGAAAGGCGTCACCTTTTTTTCAGAGTCTGATACTGAAGTTTTACTGAAGATGTACCTTCATGAAAAAGAGAATTGCCTTTCCAGACTCAATGGATTCTTTTCGTTTTGTGTATACGACCGTGAAGAACAATCCCTTTTTATTGCACGAGACCGTTTCGGCATCAAACCACTCCTGTATGTCATGGATGATGATAAATTTCTGTTTGGATCAGAAATGAAATCAATCCTGGCTTACGGTATTGAAAAAGAGATCGACTATAGTTCTCTCTTTACTTACCTGCAGCTTAATTATATCACAGCACCGGATACAATTTTTTCAAAAGTCAAAAAACTGATGCCTGGTCATTTTGCCAGAGTTACGAACAGACAAATGACCATTGGTAAATATTATGAGGTTCCTTTTGATGAAGTCAAAGCTGTCACAAATCCTATCTCTTACGAAAAGGCTAAAGAAAAATTTAAGGCTTTGCTCGAAAAATCAGTTCAGAGAAGACTGGTTTCGGATGTTCCATTAGGTTCTTTTCTCAGCGGTGGAGTAGATTCCTCCGTTGTCGCTATGATAGCCAAACAGCACAAACCCGATCTCCACACTTTTTCGATTGGATTCAAAGACGAAAAGTTCTTTGACGAAACAGCTTATGCACAATTAGTAGCACAAAAGATTCAGTCAGAACATACCGTATTCTCTCTCACGAATGACGATTTATATAAGCATCTTAATTCAATACTTGATTCTACGGATGAACCTTTTGCAGATTCTTCCTCTATAGCTGTTTATATTTTGAGCAAGGAAACCCGCAAGCATTCTACTGTAGCTCTTTCTGGCGATGGTGCAGACGAACTAATGGGTGGTTATAATAAACATGCTGCATTTTATCGCACACTTCATCCTGGTTGGAAAGAAAATATCGCTGCCGGGCTGGGTCCCCTGTGGAAACTGCTTCCTAAATCCCGTCATACTTCACTTTCAAATACATTTCGTCAGTTGGATCGATTTGCGGAAGGCGCATCACTTACCTCATCAGAGCGTTATTGGCGCTGGGCAGCATTTACTCCTGAAACCAATGCAAAAAAAATCCTGTCTCAGCAAAGTCTTCAGAAATTTTCCGAACAGGATTATGTTGCACGTAAAAAAGAATTACTGAAATTCATTCCTTCAAAAGAGTCAATGAATGATATTTTTCTGACGGATGTTAATCTTGTTCTTTCGAACGATATGCTCACAAAGATTGACATGATGAGTATGGCACATGGTCTTGAGGTGAGGGTGCCATTCCTCGATTATGAGCTTGTAAATTTTGTATTCAGTCTTCCTGATCAGTATAAAATTGATGGATCGATGAGGAAAAAAATTCTTCAGGATACATTCCGTGAGATGCTTCCAGCAGAATTATACAATCGGCCGAAAAAAGGTTTCGAAGTTCCATTGCTTAAGTGGCTTCGATCAGAAATGAAATCAACAATTGAGAATGATCTACTCTCTGATAAATTTGTCAACGAACAGGGAATTTTTAATTACACAGAAATTAAAAAACTGAAGCGAAAATTATTCTCCATGAATCCTGGAGATGTGCATGCGCGTATTTGGGGGCTTGTTGTATTTCAGTGGTGGTGGAAAAAGATTCACCTGATTTAG
- a CDS encoding outer membrane beta-barrel protein, whose product MKKGITLSVLLLFAFLQGRGQEMDTTLRMSIQVGTGWTHYYNNMVIGRSSITNDYIGSSVRIMWEPEHRLSLGVESGYYKLYNVGLETGDGNVDLAIIPLMANLRMRILKNFYITGGTGVVIMKSQINSTGAESSKSTVISYSNVQLSGLYLYKITEQVGIGGEVKFMWIDKTNDFIHSIQAVVSYRF is encoded by the coding sequence ATGAAGAAAGGAATTACTCTGTCGGTTTTATTGCTTTTCGCATTCCTGCAAGGAAGAGGCCAGGAGATGGACACCACTTTAAGAATGTCTATCCAGGTCGGTACTGGATGGACACACTATTATAATAATATGGTGATTGGAAGAAGTTCTATAACTAATGATTACATAGGAAGTTCAGTCCGGATCATGTGGGAGCCGGAGCATCGGTTGAGTCTGGGGGTTGAATCAGGATATTACAAATTGTATAATGTTGGCCTGGAAACCGGTGATGGAAATGTGGATCTGGCGATCATTCCACTCATGGCAAATTTGAGAATGCGAATCTTGAAGAATTTTTATATAACAGGGGGAACAGGCGTGGTGATCATGAAATCCCAGATCAATAGTACCGGGGCTGAGAGTAGTAAGAGCACAGTAATTTCCTATTCCAATGTTCAGTTGTCCGGACTTTACCTTTATAAGATAACAGAACAGGTAGGGATAGGTGGAGAGGTAAAATTTATGTGGATAGATAAAACCAATGATTTCATACATTCCATCCAGGCAGTGGTTTCCTATAGGTTCTAA
- a CDS encoding glycerophosphodiester phosphodiesterase — MTKRNFFGLIFILLMLAGSCIRENNAFIPFLPNSILKDGDRMPVASRPYMEGVYAITKGSNLFGPFAVLKWHGNDFSLFSEVQGCYFVMKAAHLDSVIFMEGYWRYSSNNKTGLISLRISKNNGAKDILNKVQGNPMITGAYGEGPSLPSTEIQMEYVRPFSEKIKTSDFYVMAHRSGGRNSDNLPHSENSIDMIRYTRNFGTTGIEIDIRLTKDKVPVIYHDEDLNIRSTTKGPLIGAVEEYTFDQISTYVRLLHGEKIPTLEEALTFVVDSTELRAVWLDMKDNPNALKAVIPLQQSALARARAANRNVEIWIGLPTDEMINEFLAYPNHENIPALCELTLEQVRNTNAKVWSPRWTLGTQVENVELMHSEGRKVFCWTIDDQKFMKQFITEGNFDGLLSNYSAMTAYYFYIQE, encoded by the coding sequence ATGACAAAGAGAAATTTCTTCGGTTTAATTTTTATTCTTCTGATGCTTGCGGGCAGCTGCATTCGTGAAAACAATGCGTTTATTCCTTTTCTTCCCAATTCAATCTTAAAAGACGGAGATAGGATGCCAGTTGCTTCAAGACCTTATATGGAAGGAGTGTATGCAATTACAAAAGGAAGCAATCTTTTTGGTCCTTTCGCAGTGCTGAAATGGCATGGTAACGATTTTTCTTTATTCAGCGAGGTGCAGGGATGCTACTTCGTAATGAAAGCGGCTCATCTGGATTCAGTGATCTTCATGGAAGGTTACTGGCGTTACTCTTCCAACAATAAGACGGGTTTGATCAGTTTACGTATTTCAAAAAATAATGGTGCGAAAGATATTCTAAATAAAGTTCAGGGGAATCCTATGATTACCGGCGCATATGGTGAAGGGCCAAGTCTGCCATCCACTGAAATACAAATGGAGTATGTGCGTCCGTTTTCCGAAAAGATCAAGACTTCTGATTTTTATGTAATGGCCCATCGGTCTGGTGGAAGAAATTCTGATAATCTTCCGCACTCAGAGAATAGTATCGATATGATCCGCTACACCAGAAACTTTGGTACAACGGGTATTGAAATTGACATCCGACTTACAAAAGACAAAGTGCCCGTGATCTATCATGATGAGGATCTTAACATAAGATCCACAACAAAAGGACCACTCATTGGAGCTGTTGAAGAGTACACTTTTGACCAGATATCCACCTATGTGCGGCTTCTTCATGGGGAAAAAATCCCTACACTTGAGGAAGCTCTGACTTTTGTTGTTGATAGTACAGAGTTGCGTGCCGTATGGCTTGATATGAAGGATAATCCTAATGCTTTAAAAGCGGTGATACCATTGCAACAGAGCGCATTGGCAAGGGCAAGAGCTGCTAATCGCAATGTAGAAATATGGATAGGCCTTCCGACGGATGAAATGATCAATGAATTTCTTGCGTACCCTAACCATGAAAATATTCCGGCTCTGTGCGAATTGACACTGGAGCAGGTTCGTAATACAAATGCTAAAGTATGGAGTCCACGCTGGACACTTGGCACGCAGGTTGAAAATGTTGAGTTGATGCACTCAGAAGGAAGAAAAGTATTCTGCTGGACCATTGATGATCAGAAGTTCATGAAGCAGTTTATCACCGAAGGAAACTTCGACGGATTGCTCAGTAATTATTCGGCGATGACAGCATACTATTTTTATATACAGGAATGA
- a CDS encoding metallophosphoesterase has translation MPRAISLALFLITLTTIVNAQIATAKNEIAFVSDTQAPLWMENIYLKGNQNKKATRLIFEDIVKTKPRTVYILGDVVSLGFRNKKWRDMDKYIEACRKEGIEVHAVLGNHDVMRRAAKGEVNFQKRFPDHVRTGYVSIVDSVAIILVNSNFSKLKTEAIVIQQSWYEKMLDAVDKDPAIKATIVTCHHAPYTNSKLVGSSTIVQERFVKPYLKTKKGLLFITGHSHTFEHFKKSGKDFLVIGGGGGLHQPLGIKIEDSSGKYKPMFHYLTVLRSKENLLVLSHFLKDDFSGVDKKYSFSVPIP, from the coding sequence ATGCCAAGAGCCATTTCATTAGCGCTTTTTCTAATCACCCTCACGACGATTGTCAATGCCCAAATTGCTACTGCCAAAAATGAAATCGCATTCGTAAGTGATACACAGGCGCCATTGTGGATGGAGAACATTTATCTGAAAGGCAACCAAAACAAAAAGGCAACACGATTGATCTTTGAAGATATTGTTAAGACTAAACCACGAACAGTTTACATTCTGGGAGACGTAGTTTCTCTTGGCTTCCGTAATAAAAAATGGAGAGACATGGATAAATATATTGAGGCCTGTAGAAAAGAAGGGATTGAAGTCCATGCAGTATTAGGAAATCATGATGTCATGAGACGCGCGGCAAAAGGAGAAGTGAATTTTCAAAAGCGTTTCCCCGATCATGTGCGTACCGGATATGTGAGCATAGTCGATTCAGTTGCCATTATTCTTGTGAATTCAAATTTCTCGAAACTGAAAACAGAAGCCATTGTTATCCAACAATCCTGGTATGAAAAAATGCTTGATGCTGTAGATAAAGATCCTGCAATAAAAGCAACCATTGTCACCTGTCATCATGCACCATACACCAATAGCAAACTGGTGGGATCATCTACGATTGTGCAAGAGCGTTTTGTGAAACCCTATCTGAAAACAAAAAAAGGATTACTGTTTATCACCGGACACTCCCACACATTTGAACATTTTAAGAAATCTGGAAAAGATTTTCTTGTTATTGGCGGTGGTGGCGGGCTTCATCAGCCATTGGGCATAAAAATCGAAGACTCTTCAGGAAAGTATAAGCCCATGTTTCACTACCTAACGGTTCTAAGAAGCAAAGAAAATCTATTGGTATTGTCGCACTTCCTTAAAGATGACTTCTCCGGTGTTGATAAAAAGTATTCATTTTCAGTTCCCATACCATGA
- a CDS encoding glutamine--tRNA ligase/YqeY domain fusion protein translates to MEEKSLNFLEEIVENDLKEGKFQGIITRFPPEPNGYLHLGHAKSICLNFGLALKHGGKTNLRFDDTNPVTEETEYVDGIKGDVRWLGFNWSNEFYASDYFGKLYEFATVLIRKDLAYVDDSTSEEIAAQKGTPVKPGVPSSFRSRSIEENLRLFEEMKSGKYKDGEKVLRAKGDLASPNMHMRDPIIYRIKHAHHHRTGDTWCIYPMYDFAHGQSDAIENITHSICTLEFIPHRELYDWFISKLGIYPSHQYEFARLNLTYTIMSKRKLLQLVNDNNVTGWDDPRMPTISALRRRGYTPESIREFCDKIGVAKRENLIDLGVLEFCVREHLNKISLRRMVVSDPIKVVITNYPEGKSEMLPSENNTEDPATGSRDIPFSRDLYIEKDDFMEVPAKKYFRLAPGQMVRLKSAYIIKCDEVIKDASGNVTELHCTYIPESKSGSDVSGINVKGVIHWVSVPHALEVEVRLYDRLFSVEDLSQIEDDFKNHLNPESLKILPRAYAEPALAEGKAEDRYQFMRVGYFYRDTDSTEKKLVFNRTVTLRDMWAKEAKKA, encoded by the coding sequence ATGGAGGAAAAGAGCTTAAACTTCCTGGAAGAAATTGTTGAAAATGATCTGAAGGAGGGGAAATTCCAGGGAATTATTACCCGTTTTCCGCCCGAGCCTAATGGATATCTTCACCTGGGGCATGCTAAAAGCATATGCCTAAACTTTGGCCTTGCCCTCAAGCATGGCGGTAAAACAAATTTGCGCTTTGACGACACAAATCCGGTAACGGAAGAAACCGAATATGTAGATGGCATAAAAGGGGATGTGCGTTGGCTGGGATTTAACTGGTCGAATGAATTTTATGCATCCGACTACTTCGGAAAACTCTACGAGTTCGCCACAGTGCTTATTAGAAAAGATCTCGCATATGTAGATGATAGTACTAGTGAAGAAATTGCTGCGCAAAAAGGAACCCCTGTTAAGCCAGGAGTTCCATCTTCTTTCAGAAGCAGGAGTATAGAGGAAAATCTCAGGTTGTTTGAAGAGATGAAATCAGGAAAGTACAAAGACGGGGAAAAAGTACTTCGTGCAAAAGGAGATCTCGCAAGCCCTAATATGCATATGCGCGACCCTATCATCTATCGCATCAAGCATGCTCATCATCATCGTACGGGTGATACATGGTGTATCTACCCAATGTATGATTTTGCCCATGGCCAGAGTGATGCCATTGAGAACATTACTCACAGCATTTGTACCCTTGAGTTCATCCCGCATCGTGAACTATACGATTGGTTTATATCCAAGCTTGGTATTTATCCATCGCATCAGTATGAATTTGCACGATTGAATCTCACTTATACCATCATGAGCAAACGCAAGTTACTGCAGTTGGTGAATGATAATAATGTAACCGGGTGGGATGATCCTCGCATGCCGACGATCTCTGCTTTGAGAAGAAGAGGCTATACACCGGAGAGTATTCGTGAATTTTGTGACAAGATCGGTGTCGCAAAGCGTGAGAACCTGATTGATCTTGGAGTTCTTGAGTTTTGTGTGCGTGAGCATCTTAACAAAATCTCATTGAGAAGAATGGTGGTCTCTGATCCAATCAAGGTTGTTATCACGAACTACCCTGAGGGAAAATCGGAAATGCTTCCCAGTGAAAATAATACAGAAGATCCAGCCACAGGGTCAAGAGATATTCCTTTTAGTCGCGACCTCTATATCGAAAAGGATGACTTCATGGAAGTGCCAGCGAAGAAATACTTCCGTCTGGCTCCCGGACAAATGGTTCGATTAAAAAGTGCCTATATTATTAAGTGTGACGAAGTTATCAAAGATGCTTCCGGTAATGTGACTGAACTTCACTGTACCTATATTCCTGAAAGCAAGAGTGGTTCAGATGTTTCAGGCATAAATGTCAAAGGAGTTATTCATTGGGTGAGCGTGCCGCATGCGTTGGAAGTTGAGGTAAGATTGTATGATCGTTTGTTTAGTGTTGAAGACCTTAGCCAGATCGAAGATGATTTCAAAAATCATTTGAATCCTGAATCTCTGAAGATACTTCCCAGAGCATATGCAGAACCTGCATTGGCGGAAGGTAAAGCTGAAGACCGGTATCAATTTATGCGCGTTGGATATTTTTATCGCGATACTGACTCGACAGAGAAAAAACTTGTATTCAATCGCACGGTTACGTTAAGGGATATGTGGGCTAAAGAGGCTAAGAAGGCTTAG
- a CDS encoding AraC family transcriptional regulator, which yields MAILYIKNMVCDRCKSAVKKELEKHRIEYSSLELGEVGMKELPSRNSLQSFSSSLQELGFELLEDKSARTVNQIKKTIIGWVRDEESKNKRLKFSSYLSETLHKDYGSLSNLFSTIEGTTIEHYLILQKIERVKELLVYAELSLGEIADQLSYSSVQHLSNQFKKITGLTPGYFKKIGAEKRVPLDKV from the coding sequence ATGGCGATCCTTTATATCAAAAACATGGTTTGCGACCGATGCAAATCAGCCGTAAAAAAAGAGCTTGAAAAGCACAGGATTGAATATAGCTCCCTCGAATTAGGCGAAGTCGGGATGAAAGAACTCCCTTCCAGAAATTCTCTTCAGAGTTTCAGCAGCTCACTTCAGGAATTGGGGTTTGAATTACTGGAAGACAAGTCTGCAAGAACAGTGAATCAGATAAAAAAAACTATTATCGGATGGGTTCGTGATGAGGAATCAAAAAATAAAAGATTGAAATTCTCCTCATACCTGTCAGAAACTCTCCATAAGGACTACGGATCTCTCAGCAATCTTTTCTCCACTATTGAAGGAACAACCATTGAACATTATTTGATCCTTCAGAAGATCGAAAGGGTAAAAGAACTGTTGGTGTACGCAGAACTTTCACTGGGAGAGATCGCCGATCAACTGAGCTACAGCAGCGTACAACATTTGTCCAATCAATTTAAAAAGATTACTGGACTTACTCCTGGCTACTTCAAAAAGATAGGAGCGGAGAAAAGAGTGCCGCTCGACAAAGTGTAA
- a CDS encoding DUF4396 domain-containing protein codes for MTHTYSVKGMTCGGCASTVQRVLSSVQNVEDVKIDLSKSTAEITMDHHIPAAILQQALQKYPYQISEDGNYKDMVKTANEFWQDNQVWKRASSNTLNCLIGCSIGDFLMIIFLQRYYPATSMGVQMVLAVIAGLITSVSLETVLLHRREKLSWNSSFKMAISMSFISMIAMEIVMNATDFMITGGKAAFENPMYWTALAIAMAAGFLAPLPYNYFKLKKYNQACH; via the coding sequence ATGACACATACATATTCAGTTAAAGGGATGACCTGCGGCGGATGCGCCAGTACCGTTCAACGTGTACTTTCATCTGTCCAGAATGTAGAAGATGTGAAGATTGATCTTAGCAAATCAACTGCCGAAATCACGATGGATCATCATATTCCAGCGGCGATCCTTCAACAGGCATTGCAAAAATATCCTTACCAGATATCTGAAGACGGTAATTATAAAGATATGGTCAAAACCGCAAATGAATTCTGGCAGGACAATCAAGTCTGGAAAAGAGCTTCATCAAATACCCTGAATTGCCTTATTGGATGCTCAATAGGAGATTTTCTTATGATCATTTTCCTTCAGCGATACTACCCAGCCACATCCATGGGAGTTCAAATGGTGTTGGCAGTGATTGCAGGATTGATTACTTCCGTATCTCTTGAAACTGTGTTATTGCATCGTCGTGAAAAACTTTCCTGGAATAGTTCATTCAAAATGGCAATCTCTATGTCATTCATTTCGATGATTGCGATGGAGATTGTAATGAACGCAACGGATTTTATGATTACCGGAGGTAAGGCAGCTTTTGAGAATCCTATGTACTGGACAGCTTTGGCGATTGCAATGGCAGC